One genomic region from Argentina anserina chromosome 2, drPotAnse1.1, whole genome shotgun sequence encodes:
- the LOC126782492 gene encoding sulfite exporter TauE/SafE family protein 3-like: protein MAVLGAKWQGVRSVCMVMLNFAVAFVCIKAERGLRLESSRLAAAERSVSGNDALLRAVNFLWQSDRVGYEHVWPEMKFGWQIIVGTAIGFFGAAFGSVGGVGGGGIFVPMLSLIVGFDPKSSTAISKCMIMGAAASTVYYNLKLRHPTLDMPIIDYDLAVLIQPMLMLGISVGVAFNVIFADWMVTVLLIVLFIGTSTKAFFKGVETWKKETIMKMEAAKRRESNGAGGDVEYKPLPGGPKSDQQRDPDVSLVENVYWKECGLLVFVWVAFLALQLAKHHTSTCSTAYWVVNLLQIPVSLGVSTYEAVGLYQGRKVIASKGEEGTNWRVHQLIVYCLMGVIAGIVGGLLGLGGGFIMGPLFLELGIPPQVSSATATFAMMFSSSMSVVEYFLLKRFPVPYAAYYTAVAFIAAIIGQHVVRRLINLFGRASLIIFILSFMIFVSAISLGGVGISNMIYKINHNEYMGFENLCKYDG, encoded by the exons ATGGCGGTGTTGGGCGCGAAATGGCAGGGCGTGAGATCCGTGTGCATGGTGATGTTAAACTTCGCCGTCGCCTTTGTGTGTATTAAGGCCGAGAGAGGGCTCAGGCTCGAAAGCTCGAGGCTCGCTGCGGCGGAGCGATCTGTTTCCGGCAACGATGCTCTGTTACGAGCAGTTAATTTCTTGTGGCAATCGGATAGAGTCGGCTACGAACATGTTTGGCCG GAGATGAAGTTCGGGTGGCAGATCATTGTTGGGACTGCTATTGGATTCTTTGGAGCGGCGTTCGGGAGTGTCGGCGGCGTAGGTGGTGGTGGGATTTTTGTTCCCATGCTTAGCCTGATTGTTGGGTTTGATCCAAAGTCGTCAACAGCTATATCGAAAT GTATGATCATGGGTGCAGCTGCCTCAACTGTGTACTACAATCTTAAGCTGAGGCATCCCACGCTGGATATGCCCATTATCGACTATGATTTGGCGGTGCTTATCCAACCCATGCTCATGTTGGGAATTAGTGTAGGAGTGGCGTTCAATGTGATCTTTGCTGATTGGATGGTCACAGTTTTGCTTATTGTTCTTTTTATAG GCACATCAACAAAAGCATTCTTCAAGGGTGTTGAAACATGGAAAAAAGAAACTATCATGAAAATG GAAGCTGCAAAGCGACGAGAGTCAAATG GTGCTGGTGGGGATGTAGAATACAAGCCTCTTCCAGGTGGCCCAAAAAGTGACCAACAAAGGGATCCAGAT GTCTCTCTTGTGGAGAATGTTTACTGGAAAGAGTGTGGACTTCTGGTTTTTGTCTGGGTTGCATTTCTTGCACTGCAACTCGCCAAG CATCACACGTCTACTTGTTCAACAGCCTATTGGGTAGTGAATTTGTTACAG ATCCCAGTCTCTTTAGGTGTATCTACGTATGAGGCAGTTGGCCTATACCAGGGAAGGAAAGTAATAGCCTCAAAGGGAGAGGAAGGGACAAATTGGCGAGTGCACCAGCTGATTGTCTACTGTCTCATGGGCGTCATTGCAGGAATTGTAGGAGGATTGCTAGGACTAGGTGGAGGATTTATTATGGGTCCACTATTTTTGGAGCTCGGAATCCCCCCTCAG GTGTCCAGCGCCACAGCTACCTTTGCAATGATGTTCTCATCATCTATGTCTGTTGTAGAATACTTCCTTCTCAAACGATTTCCAGTTCCTTATG CTGCTTACTACACGGCTGTGGCATTCATTGCCGCCATTATAGGACAGCATGTTGTGAGGAGGCTGATCAATTTATTTGGGAGGGCATCATTGATCATTTTCATTCTATCTTTTATGATTTTTGTTAGTGCAATCTCACTCG GTGGGGTTGGAATATCGAACATGATTTATAAGATAAACCATAATGAATACATGGGTTTCGAAAACCTCTGCAAGTATGATGGGTAG
- the LOC126782736 gene encoding uncharacterized protein LOC126782736 has protein sequence MVFYFKARPEVGDFTIFMGLDKYENEELIKYGFPEDIWFHVDKMSSAHVYVRLHKGQTIDDISEGLLEDCVQLVKANSIQGNKVNNIDVVYTPWSNLKKTASMDVGQVGFYSSKNVRTVKVEKRVNEIVNRLNKTKVERKPDLKAEREAVNSAERDERKRFLREKKRREELERLEKEKQAELRSYKGLMVHENMTSNKQIASANKSLQELEEDFM, from the exons atggtgTTCTACTTCAAAGCCCGCCCTGAGGTCGGCGACTTCACCATCTTCATGGGCCTCGACAAGTACGAGAACGAGGAGCTCATCAAATACGGCTTCCCCGAAGACATCTG GTTCCATGTGGATAAAATGTCGTCGGCGCATGTTTATGTGAGACTGCACAAAGGACAGACCATTGATGATATCAGTGAAGGTTTACTGGAGGATTGCGTGCAGCTTGTCAAAGCAAATTCCATCCAAG GAAACAAGGTGAACAATATTGATGTGGTTTACACTCCTTGGTCCAATTTGAAGAAGACTGCATCCATGGATGTTGGCCAAGTTGGTTTCTACAGTTCGAAGAAT GTTCGAACTGTGAAAGTGGAGAAAAGGGTTAATGAGATTGTTAATAGACTGAACAAGACTAAAGTGGAAAGGAAACCCGACTTAAAAG CTGAGCGAGAAGCAGTTAACTCTGCAGAAAGAGATGAGAGAAAGCGGTTTTTGAGAGAGAAG AAACGGCGTGAGGAGTTGGAAAGGCTTGAAAAGGAGAAACAAGCAGAGCTGAGGAGCTACAAAGGCTTGATGGTTCATGAAAATATGACATCCAACAAACAAATTGCATCTGCAAACAAGTCACTGCAGGAGCTGGAAGAGGACTTTATGTAA
- the LOC126782792 gene encoding putative wall-associated receptor kinase-like 16 — MQPFCSSSEAGLETSTAGGISVENITLLVASPITYFGCKGKQSRPAANLSGSPFMYSLDNKFVAASCGFLVSVISGPNQTTVAACSSMCVADRSVGYCDWGVNCCWTGISPYLSTFSAVRKQQDETRNATDCKDYAFLVNQKWFEKNLLGNTDDILNSSVIKGMDVVAVNLDWGLSLTRNKSLIKSFEALVHSPDQRSLNDSRPSCIKTFDVLGQWSDWYQCACPPGFEGNPYLLQRCTDIDECKDSNPCVGSDLNTTKGMRNISNAICKNTIGGHTCYSNRTGQTCELFAGNNVAQCFNKSRHHSQLRPILSGLGAGIGLLLFLSGAWWVYKVAKKLQSIKRKELFYRQNGGLLLEQQLSSSDINVERIKLFKSKELQSSTNNFSVDRIIGQGGQGTVYKGMLTDGKIVAVKKSKIVDKANLSEFINEVVILSQINHRHIVQLLGCCLETEVPLLVYEFIPNGNLFQYIHEQTEEFLLTWEIRLRIATEIAGALSYLHTSTSSPIYHRDIKSTNILLDDKYRAKIADFGTSRLVAIDQTHLTTRVHGTFGYLDPEYYQSSQFTEKSDVYSFGVVLVELLTGKKPVTRSDEDGMYKSLTTYFLMSMQEDSLFDIIDARVMNEGSRDGILVVANLAKRCLALHGRKRPTMREVTSELEAIQLSEKPSGPQESFEGVELDRDYQIEQWDDVVSSSTMTTWEAAPTTSSS; from the exons ATGCAACCTTTCTGTTCCAGTAGCGAAGCCGGTCTTGAGACGTCTACAGCTGGAGGTATTTCTGTTGAAAACATCACGCTTTTGGTTGCGAGTCCTATCACTTACTTTGGTTGCAAGGGGAAGCAATCTCGGCCGGCGGCAAATCTGAGCGGAAGCCCTTTCATGTACTCGCTTGACAACAAATTCGTTGCAGCCAGTTGTGGCTTCCTTGTCTCGGTTATCTCAGGTCCAAACCAGACTACTGTTGCTGCGTGCTCGTCGATGTGTGTTGCAGATCGAAGTGTAGGCTACTGTGATTGGGGCGTCAACTGTTGCTGGACTGGCATTTCTCCATATCTTTCCACTTTCAGTGCTGTCAGAAAACAACAAGATGAAACAAGAAATGCGACGGATTGCAAGGATTATGCATTCCTGGTCAACCAAAAATGGTTTGAAAAAAATCTATTAGGAAACACTGACGACATCTTAAACTCTAGCGTTATAAAGGGAATGGACGTCGTTGCTGTAAACTTGGATTGGGGCTTAAGCTTAACGAGAAACAAGTCATTAATCAAATCGTTTGAAGCACTCGTCCACTCCCCAGATCAGAGGAGCCTGAATGACTCGAGACCTTCATGCATAAAAACTTTTGATGTCCTGGGTCAATGGTCTGATTGGTATCAATGTGCGTGTCCGCCAGGCTTTGAAGGAAATCCCTACCTTCTCCAACGTTGTACAG ATATTGATGAATGCAAGGATAGTAATCCATGCGTGGGTTCTGATCTTAATACAACTAAGGGCATGCGGAATATTAGTAATGCGATATGTAAGAACACAATCGGGGGTCATACTTGCTACTCAAATAGAACAGGCCAAACCTGCGAGTTGTTTGCCGGAAATAACGTAGCTCAATGCTTCAATAAAAGTAGACATCACTCTCAGCTCAGGCCTATTCTCTCTG GTCTTGGTGCTGGTATTGGATTATTGTTATTTCTCAGTGGTGCATGGTGGGTATACAAAGTTGCAAAGAAATTGCAAAGCATTAAACGTAAGGAGCTGTTCTATAGACAGAATGGCGGTTTATTGTTAGAGCAGCAATTATCGTCCAGTGATATTAACGTCGAGAGAATCAAATTGTTCAAATCCAAGGAGTTACAAAGTTCTACTAATAATTTCAGTGTTGATAGAATTATTGGCCAAGGGGGGCAAGGTACTGTTTATAAAGGCATGCTGACGGATGGAAAAATTGTGGCTGTTAAAAAGTCTAAGATTGTAGACAAGGCAAATCTTTCAGAATTCATCAATGAGGTTGTCATTCTCTCCCAAATCAACCACAGACACATCGTTCAACTCTTGGGTTGTTGTTTAGAGACCGAAGTTCCTCTTTTGGTATATGAGTTTATCCCTAATGGAAACTTGTTTCAGTACATTCATGAACAGACTGAAGAGTTTCTACTTACATGGGAGATTCGTTTACGAATTGCTACAGAAATTGCAGGAGCTCTTTCCTACTTACATACCTCAACTTCGTCTCCGATTTATCATAGAGACATCAAGTCCACGAACATACTCTTAGATGACAAATACAGAGCTAAAATTGCTGACTTTGGAACATCAAGATTAGTTGCCATCGACCAAACTCACCTGACCACAAGAGTACATGGCACATTTGGCTATTTGGACCCTGAATACTACCAATCAAGTCAATTCACTGAGAAAAGTGACGTCTACAGCTTCGGAGTGGTGCTTGTTGAGCTCCTGACCGGAAAAAAACCAGTGACAAGGTCAGACGAAGATGGAATGTACAAAAGTCTCACCACATATTTCCTAATGTCAATGCAGGAAGATTCTCTATTTGACATTATTGATGCTCGAGTGATGAATGAAGGCTCTAGAGATGGTATTTTGGTAGTCGCTAATCTTGCCAAGAGATGCTTGGCTTTGCACGGAAGGAAACGCCCCACAATGAGAGAGGTCACATCAGAATTAGAGGCAATCCAATTGTCTGAGAAACCTTCCGGCCCTCAGGAAAGCTTTGAAGGGGTTGAACTTGACCGTGATTATCAAATTGAGCAGTGGGATGATGTTGTTTCTAGTTCAACAATGACAACTTGGGAAGCTGCTCCGACTACATCATCCAGTTGA